One genomic region from Flexistipes sp. encodes:
- a CDS encoding LysE family translocator, with protein MNEQMITFFIVAALLTISPGADTMLVIRNVISSNARRGLLTTTGICSGLFFHAALSALGVSVILVKSAAAFYVLKTVGAIYLCWLGVQSLRKAFEKEGNSTSFKENKNHSVKLKKSFLEGWLNNVLNPKTAVFYFAFLPQFINPGDPVFIKSIGLAGIHCVMSFIWLSFIVFSVHSVRLLFIRPFFRRTLEGLSGGVLISLGIKLAFESR; from the coding sequence ATGAATGAGCAGATGATTACGTTTTTTATTGTTGCTGCATTGCTTACCATTTCACCAGGTGCTGATACAATGCTGGTTATAAGAAATGTTATATCTTCCAATGCCAGACGGGGACTTTTGACAACGACAGGCATATGTTCCGGTCTTTTTTTCCATGCGGCACTTTCTGCACTGGGTGTTTCTGTAATTCTGGTTAAATCAGCGGCAGCATTTTACGTTTTAAAAACTGTAGGTGCAATTTACTTGTGCTGGCTGGGCGTACAGTCATTAAGGAAAGCTTTTGAAAAAGAGGGTAATTCCACATCTTTTAAAGAGAATAAAAATCATTCTGTTAAATTAAAGAAAAGTTTTTTGGAAGGCTGGCTCAACAATGTGCTGAATCCTAAGACAGCTGTATTCTACTTTGCTTTTCTCCCCCAATTTATTAATCCCGGCGATCCTGTTTTTATTAAGTCCATAGGCCTTGCCGGAATTCATTGTGTTATGTCTTTTATCTGGCTTTCGTTCATTGTTTTTTCCGTCCATTCGGTGCGGCTTTTGTTTATCAGACCGTTCTTCCGCAGAACTTTGGAAGGATTGAGCGGGGGTGTACTTATTTCACTGGGTATCAAACTGGCCTTTGAAAGCAGATAA
- a CDS encoding poly-beta-1,6-N-acetyl-D-glucosamine N-deacetylase PgaB, with product MRIIFLFILFSVIFSSSGFSLTLVENNYRQIKAVQIFNLDSQYENNLSEYFRKLKNSGINTVFFRVFQNYGDRFHLGVQSYCQSGVYFKSQNACVIRDLLSKVVKYAGMHDLKVYAWMSTRSLSFLKNKYPLEVAFKDGNFVEGYGVSIFNPDVRREITKLFKDLAYYDIDGILIQDDFILRYNEGFSKAAGHRFFVDTGHYPDPAKLFKDNRNNSFYNSWNKWKMQQLSAFLSELRFAVKLINPGIKFAVNIYYETPSQPDNGLSWYSQSIERYKDLGFSYYAYMAYHEQISRETGVSFYKTMEYINKSINSFLKYGLDEKQIIVKIQVRSFYNGRVKLPEKEINILCDLIDNYGKLSYALVPFERISDIPKFCFY from the coding sequence ATGAGAATAATTTTTTTATTTATTTTATTTTCCGTGATTTTCTCTTCCAGCGGTTTTTCACTCACACTGGTTGAGAATAATTACCGGCAAATTAAAGCAGTGCAGATTTTCAACCTTGATTCCCAATATGAAAATAATCTTTCAGAATATTTTAGAAAACTTAAAAACAGTGGAATAAATACCGTTTTTTTCAGGGTTTTTCAAAATTACGGAGATAGATTTCATTTGGGTGTTCAATCCTACTGCCAGAGCGGCGTTTATTTTAAAAGTCAGAATGCATGTGTAATCAGAGATCTGCTCTCCAAAGTTGTAAAATATGCCGGTATGCACGACTTGAAGGTTTATGCCTGGATGTCTACGAGAAGCCTTTCTTTCTTAAAAAATAAATATCCTCTTGAAGTGGCATTTAAAGACGGCAATTTCGTTGAAGGATACGGGGTGAGCATTTTTAACCCTGATGTCCGCAGGGAAATTACAAAGCTTTTTAAAGATCTCGCATATTATGATATAGACGGTATTCTTATTCAGGATGACTTTATTTTAAGATATAATGAAGGCTTTTCCAAAGCTGCCGGTCATAGATTTTTTGTGGATACAGGGCATTATCCGGACCCTGCGAAACTGTTTAAGGACAACAGAAATAACAGCTTTTACAACTCCTGGAATAAATGGAAAATGCAGCAGCTTTCCGCTTTTTTAAGTGAACTTCGTTTTGCTGTAAAGCTTATAAACCCTGGGATAAAATTTGCTGTAAATATCTATTATGAAACTCCATCTCAGCCGGATAACGGTTTATCCTGGTATTCACAGTCTATAGAGAGATATAAGGATCTGGGGTTTTCATATTATGCATATATGGCTTATCATGAGCAGATTTCAAGGGAAACCGGTGTGTCATTTTATAAAACCATGGAGTATATAAACAAAAGTATTAATTCTTTTTTGAAATACGGCTTGGACGAAAAGCAGATTATTGTTAAAATACAGGTAAGATCATTTTATAATGGCCGGGTTAAACTGCCCGAAAAGGAAATTAATATTTTGTGTGATTTAATAGACAATTATGGAAAGCTAAGTTATGCGCTGGTGCCTTTTGAACGTATCAGCGATATACCAAAATTTTGTTTTTATTAA
- a CDS encoding DMT family transporter produces the protein MPYLLAALSALLWSGNFVVGKGASLVIPPISLGYFRWLTACIILLPFSYRLFKGQGKIIQANKGYIVLIGLLGVAMFNTLIYTAVHYTSAINAILVNSFIPISILIVSFFMFGEKISLLKMLGILISFSGVIIVLTEGNPFLLFALSVNRGDILVLIAGFCWAFYSNLLKKYPKELNPVVFMQCIAVVGLIILTPFVLMENFVLDKQIQIGVLTIFSIAYTGVFASLAAFLSWNRAVREAGASKVAPFIHLMPVFGSILAVIFLGETFAAYHLAGIAAVFSGIFLATKY, from the coding sequence ATGCCTTATTTGCTGGCGGCTTTGAGTGCACTTTTGTGGTCCGGAAATTTTGTCGTGGGGAAGGGGGCATCTCTTGTAATCCCGCCGATAAGTTTGGGGTATTTCAGGTGGCTTACAGCGTGTATTATTCTTTTACCATTCTCTTACAGACTGTTTAAAGGCCAGGGTAAAATCATACAGGCCAATAAGGGCTATATTGTTTTAATCGGGCTTCTGGGCGTTGCCATGTTTAATACACTGATTTATACGGCTGTGCACTATACTTCAGCAATTAACGCCATACTTGTCAATTCCTTCATTCCCATTTCCATTCTGATTGTATCATTCTTTATGTTTGGTGAAAAAATATCTTTGTTGAAAATGCTCGGTATTTTGATTTCGTTTTCCGGTGTTATAATCGTTTTGACAGAGGGGAATCCGTTTCTGCTTTTTGCGTTGAGTGTTAACAGAGGGGATATTTTAGTTCTTATCGCCGGATTTTGCTGGGCATTTTATTCCAACCTACTGAAAAAATATCCCAAAGAGTTAAATCCTGTTGTTTTTATGCAATGTATAGCTGTTGTTGGTCTGATTATTTTAACACCTTTTGTTTTGATGGAAAATTTTGTTTTGGATAAGCAGATCCAGATTGGGGTGTTAACAATTTTCAGTATTGCTTATACCGGTGTTTTTGCTTCTCTGGCTGCTTTCCTCAGCTGGAACAGGGCTGTAAGGGAGGCAGGCGCCTCAAAAGTGGCTCCATTTATACACCTGATGCCTGTTTTCGGCAGTATTCTGGCGGTAATTTTTCTCGGTGAAACATTTGCCGCATATCATCTTGCGGGGATTGCCGCTGTTTTTTCGGGCATCTTTCTTGCGACAAAGTATTAG
- the argS gene encoding arginine--tRNA ligase produces MKEVVRKKISEAAGKIYDGEIDSLNYTVEIPKKSENGDFATNIAFLLAKKLRKAPAKIAEDILSHLDESFFHKVEIAGGGFINFFISYKQFHNFLLNILENEDNLTEKTKNPLKIQVEFVSANPTGPLHVGHGRGASYGDSLARILSAAGHEVYREYYVNDAGNQMNNLAKSIYARYSDLTGGDYPFPEDGYRGEYIIEIAERLKSEFGGSLFSKDEDDALSICLDQGKSFILNEIKDDLRDFNVEFDNWFSEQSLYDDGKVEDTLNFLKDKDKIYEADSALWFKSTEYKDDKDRVLRKSDGELTYFASDIAYHRDKFERGFDKVIDVWGADHHGYVDRMKAAVNAIGRDENDLYVALVQMVSLIKDGSKISMSTRAGQFVTLKWLVDEVGASAARFFYLMRDINSQFEFDIDLAKSKTSDNPVYYVQYGHARVCSLFAKLKEKGISVSVGKNIERLDRKDEIEIIKKMYDFRNVLNQAATNYQPHRIVYYLQELAGLLHSYYYTTPIIVEDDKELTNARITLCKGIAIVIRYALNLLGIKAVERM; encoded by the coding sequence ATGAAGGAAGTTGTCAGAAAAAAAATTTCCGAAGCTGCCGGAAAGATATATGACGGGGAAATAGATTCATTAAACTATACAGTTGAGATTCCCAAAAAATCTGAAAACGGTGATTTTGCCACAAATATTGCTTTTCTGCTTGCCAAAAAATTGAGAAAAGCGCCTGCCAAAATTGCTGAAGACATTCTCAGCCATCTGGATGAAAGCTTCTTTCACAAAGTTGAAATAGCCGGCGGCGGTTTTATTAACTTTTTTATCTCATATAAACAATTTCACAATTTTCTGCTTAATATTCTTGAAAATGAAGATAATTTAACGGAAAAAACGAAAAATCCATTGAAAATCCAGGTGGAATTTGTAAGTGCCAATCCCACCGGGCCTTTACATGTAGGGCATGGCAGAGGGGCTTCATACGGGGATTCGCTGGCAAGAATTCTGAGTGCAGCCGGTCATGAAGTTTACAGGGAATATTATGTCAATGACGCAGGCAATCAAATGAATAACCTGGCAAAGAGTATATATGCCAGATACAGCGATTTAACCGGCGGAGATTATCCTTTTCCGGAGGACGGTTATAGAGGAGAGTATATTATTGAGATTGCTGAAAGGCTGAAAAGTGAATTCGGCGGATCCCTGTTTTCAAAAGACGAAGATGATGCTCTGTCCATATGTCTTGATCAAGGCAAATCATTTATATTGAATGAGATCAAAGATGATTTAAGAGATTTTAATGTTGAGTTTGATAACTGGTTTAGTGAGCAGTCTCTCTACGATGATGGAAAGGTTGAAGACACGCTCAATTTTTTAAAGGATAAAGACAAAATTTACGAAGCAGATTCGGCACTCTGGTTTAAAAGTACAGAATATAAAGATGATAAAGACAGGGTGCTGAGGAAAAGTGACGGCGAGTTAACATATTTTGCATCCGATATCGCCTATCACAGGGATAAATTTGAAAGGGGTTTTGACAAGGTTATCGATGTTTGGGGAGCTGACCATCACGGCTACGTTGACCGGATGAAAGCAGCTGTTAATGCTATCGGCAGGGATGAAAACGATTTGTATGTGGCATTGGTTCAGATGGTCAGTCTTATAAAGGATGGGAGCAAAATTTCCATGTCCACAAGGGCAGGGCAGTTTGTGACTCTTAAGTGGCTTGTTGATGAGGTGGGTGCTTCTGCAGCACGTTTCTTTTATTTGATGCGCGATATAAATTCTCAGTTCGAGTTTGATATAGATTTGGCCAAAAGCAAAACATCAGATAACCCTGTTTATTATGTTCAGTACGGACATGCAAGGGTTTGCAGTCTTTTTGCAAAGCTGAAGGAAAAAGGTATTTCTGTCAGTGTAGGAAAAAATATAGAACGACTTGACAGGAAAGATGAAATAGAGATTATAAAAAAAATGTATGATTTCAGGAATGTGCTTAATCAGGCTGCTACCAATTATCAGCCGCACCGCATTGTTTACTATCTGCAGGAATTGGCCGGACTTCTGCATTCGTATTATTACACAACCCCGATAATTGTTGAAGATGATAAGGAATTGACCAATGCCCGAATTACTCTGTGCAAAGGTATTGCAATTGTTATACGATATGCGCTAAACTTGTTGGGAATCAAAGCGGTTGAGAGGATGTAA
- a CDS encoding dihydrolipoyl dehydrogenase family protein, with the protein MKNTQKYDFIAIGSGVAGSTAVIECARHGLKTAIVDNKPYGGTCPLRGSDPKKILLGAAELYDWFSRMKNTGIINGDIRIDWQNLIQYKCSYTNNIPLKVEQSMNKMSIDSLSGNAEFADENTLKIGDKFYTADNILVASGSVPTKLPFNGAEMMSSSDDFLSLQTLPDKIIFVGGGFISMEFAQAAARAGAKSIIVHSGERILQGFDKELVELLNKAAQESGIDIIVNNRVSKIEADGDTLIAHLSNSEETIRADMIVHGAGRMANVYNMNLETGNVAYDSGGIKVNEFMQNTSNSSVYAAGDVTDSKGPYLATVAAMEGRIAAENIIKGNKKNPVYKNIPSVVFTIPTLASVGMQEEDAEKSGIKYNSRFQETSDWFTSYRVGEKYSGYKIITDENNTKILGAHLLGPSSEDVINLFTFAINRGITPEEMKNMVYTYPTASSDIVYML; encoded by the coding sequence ATGAAGAATACTCAAAAATATGATTTCATAGCAATCGGTTCGGGTGTTGCAGGCAGCACAGCCGTTATAGAATGTGCCCGCCACGGTCTTAAAACAGCAATTGTCGATAACAAGCCATACGGAGGTACATGTCCGTTACGGGGCAGTGATCCCAAGAAGATACTTTTGGGGGCTGCAGAACTGTACGACTGGTTCAGCAGAATGAAGAACACCGGTATTATTAACGGAGATATACGTATAGACTGGCAGAATCTTATTCAATATAAGTGTAGTTATACCAATAATATCCCCCTGAAAGTGGAACAGTCTATGAATAAGATGTCTATAGATTCATTAAGCGGAAATGCAGAATTTGCAGATGAGAATACACTGAAAATCGGTGATAAATTTTACACTGCGGATAACATTCTTGTTGCCAGCGGTTCAGTCCCAACAAAGCTGCCCTTTAATGGAGCAGAAATGATGAGCAGCAGCGATGATTTTTTATCCCTTCAAACCCTTCCTGATAAAATAATTTTTGTGGGGGGAGGTTTTATCTCAATGGAGTTTGCCCAGGCTGCTGCCAGAGCCGGGGCAAAAAGTATAATTGTTCATTCCGGAGAAAGAATTCTGCAGGGTTTTGACAAAGAACTTGTGGAACTGCTTAATAAAGCTGCTCAGGAGTCAGGTATAGACATAATTGTGAATAACCGTGTTTCAAAAATTGAAGCCGACGGAGATACGTTAATTGCCCATCTTTCAAATTCTGAAGAAACCATCAGAGCTGATATGATTGTACACGGTGCCGGAAGAATGGCAAATGTTTACAATATGAATCTGGAAACCGGCAACGTTGCTTATGACTCTGGAGGAATCAAGGTAAATGAATTCATGCAGAATACTTCCAATTCTTCCGTTTACGCAGCAGGTGACGTTACAGATTCTAAAGGACCCTATCTTGCAACAGTTGCAGCAATGGAAGGAAGAATTGCCGCTGAAAATATTATTAAAGGTAACAAAAAGAATCCGGTATATAAAAATATTCCCTCTGTGGTTTTCACAATACCCACCCTGGCAAGTGTAGGGATGCAGGAGGAAGATGCTGAAAAATCCGGGATTAAGTATAATTCCAGATTTCAGGAAACATCCGACTGGTTTACTTCTTACAGAGTTGGAGAGAAATATTCAGGGTATAAAATCATCACTGATGAAAACAACACCAAAATTCTTGGAGCTCATTTACTCGGCCCTTCTTCTGAGGATGTTATCAACCTTTTCACTTTTGCCATAAATCGCGGTATTACCCCTGAAGAGATGAAAAATATGGTATATACTTATCCGACCGCTTCATCAGATATAGTCTATATGTTATAA
- a CDS encoding nitrilase-related carbon-nitrogen hydrolase, whose amino-acid sequence MKISLLQLKIKSKPEENIDKVINKTKNLNGHIVLLPEMFTTGFDYPLINSLDEKHPEILKNLPDNNVYMGSIFRKTNKGKFNSFFIKNGRNITFPYDKLHLFPLMQEEKHLTPGERLNTFTLKNILCAAGICFDIRFPEMFRYYFRKNTSILFIPSEWPSMRIKQLIRLVRARAVENQCFYVMCNAAGKSAGHHFGGMSAVFDPLGNNLNKMTAKCDEIISTEIGTNKISIAKNNLETLNHLRKDIYG is encoded by the coding sequence ATGAAAATATCCCTTTTGCAGCTGAAAATTAAATCCAAGCCGGAAGAAAATATTGATAAAGTCATAAACAAAACAAAAAATTTGAATGGTCATATTGTTCTGCTGCCGGAAATGTTCACCACAGGTTTTGATTACCCATTGATAAATTCCCTTGACGAAAAGCACCCGGAAATTCTGAAGAATCTGCCTGATAACAATGTTTATATGGGCAGTATTTTTAGAAAAACAAATAAAGGCAAGTTTAATTCATTTTTTATAAAAAACGGGCGTAATATAACCTTCCCTTATGATAAATTGCATCTGTTTCCTTTGATGCAGGAAGAAAAACACCTTACGCCGGGCGAAAGGCTGAATACGTTTACACTTAAAAACATATTATGCGCTGCCGGAATATGTTTTGACATCAGGTTCCCCGAAATGTTCCGTTATTATTTCAGAAAAAATACTTCAATACTTTTTATACCATCTGAATGGCCTTCAATGCGCATAAAACAGCTTATAAGGCTTGTCAGGGCCAGAGCTGTTGAAAATCAGTGTTTTTATGTCATGTGTAATGCGGCAGGCAAATCAGCAGGTCATCATTTCGGGGGAATGTCAGCCGTATTTGACCCTTTGGGGAACAATCTGAACAAAATGACAGCAAAATGCGACGAAATAATTTCAACTGAGATTGGTACTAACAAAATCAGCATTGCTAAAAATAATCTTGAAACTTTAAATCACCTCAGAAAAGATATCTACGGCTGA
- a CDS encoding SPOR domain-containing protein, translated as MKDFDKIKEKKNSDDMRGIIVLSIIFLIAFALIVFAIIKLTNDYFDLKMKLKEAKQEDKVHLTDPGKGKSYQFTAEDNGSIIKKTEKELQELSKMDISDDNATVRKEKRQTNKEEKVTSKPVEKKEATGDKESTAKEAESAAISKSAGEKEKGDFVVQILSVQSKADAKREAQKLRKLVSDVYVARADLGSKGIWYRVRCCKNTSKKYATDIVNKIKSETRYKPIVLRSD; from the coding sequence ATGAAGGATTTTGATAAGATAAAAGAAAAGAAAAACTCTGATGATATGCGCGGCATTATTGTATTGAGTATTATTTTTCTGATAGCTTTTGCACTCATTGTTTTTGCAATTATTAAGCTTACTAACGACTATTTTGATTTGAAAATGAAGCTTAAAGAGGCCAAGCAGGAAGATAAGGTTCATTTGACAGATCCAGGTAAAGGGAAGTCTTATCAGTTTACTGCTGAGGATAACGGAAGTATTATTAAGAAGACTGAAAAAGAGCTTCAAGAACTTTCAAAGATGGATATTTCTGATGATAACGCTACTGTAAGAAAAGAAAAGAGGCAGACAAATAAAGAGGAAAAAGTGACGTCAAAACCAGTTGAAAAGAAAGAGGCTACTGGAGACAAAGAATCAACAGCAAAAGAAGCTGAGTCTGCAGCGATATCAAAAAGTGCCGGTGAAAAAGAGAAAGGAGATTTTGTTGTCCAGATTTTATCTGTTCAGAGCAAGGCGGATGCTAAAAGAGAGGCGCAAAAACTGAGAAAGCTGGTTTCCGATGTCTATGTTGCAAGAGCTGATTTGGGCAGCAAAGGGATTTGGTACAGAGTAAGATGTTGTAAAAATACAAGTAAAAAATATGCTACTGATATAGTAAATAAAATTAAGAGTGAGACACGTTATAAGCCTATAGTTCTACGGTCTGATTAA
- a CDS encoding NADH:flavin oxidoreductase, which yields MDNIFRESKINNAVLSNRLIRSATWEGMCDNTGAPTEKLIKFYEEMINGGIGLIITGYQYVKKDGQQLPGQIGIHDDSLAKSHKNLTRRIHESKGKIFAQLVHCGGQSNSKSSGFQPSAPSALKSPQYPEAVKELTEEEIEILISSFTDAAMRTKEWGYDGIQLHAAHGYLINQFLSPNTNKRNDRFGGTLHNRARFLYDIYENIREKAGKEFPIIVKLNGSDNLDGGFELDEAVKVAEKLDEMGIDAIEVSGGTPASGEKTPVRTDISESEKEGYNMHEALKIKENVSCPVISVGGFRSYKVVEKALEQIDFVSMARPLICEADLPNIWKRKDKNTSDCISCNGCFRPGLKEGGIRCIVKNP from the coding sequence ATGGATAACATTTTCAGGGAAAGTAAAATAAACAACGCAGTATTATCTAACAGGCTTATACGTTCTGCAACGTGGGAGGGGATGTGTGATAATACAGGAGCACCTACGGAAAAACTAATTAAATTTTACGAAGAAATGATAAACGGTGGAATCGGTTTGATTATTACCGGCTATCAGTATGTTAAAAAGGACGGGCAGCAGCTCCCCGGACAAATCGGAATTCATGACGACTCGCTTGCAAAAAGCCATAAAAACCTTACAAGAAGGATTCACGAGTCCAAAGGAAAGATTTTTGCTCAGCTTGTTCACTGCGGCGGACAATCAAACAGTAAAAGTTCCGGATTTCAGCCTTCCGCCCCATCTGCATTGAAATCACCTCAATATCCGGAAGCAGTCAAAGAGTTAACAGAAGAGGAGATTGAGATACTGATATCATCTTTTACAGATGCGGCAATGCGCACCAAAGAATGGGGCTACGACGGTATTCAGCTTCATGCCGCACACGGGTATCTTATAAATCAGTTTTTGTCACCCAATACCAACAAAAGAAATGACAGGTTTGGAGGTACACTGCATAACCGTGCACGATTTTTGTATGATATTTATGAAAATATCAGGGAAAAAGCTGGTAAAGAATTTCCGATTATCGTAAAGCTTAACGGCAGTGACAACTTGGATGGAGGATTTGAACTGGATGAAGCTGTTAAGGTTGCAGAAAAGCTTGATGAAATGGGAATAGATGCCATTGAGGTCAGCGGAGGAACCCCCGCTTCCGGTGAAAAAACACCGGTAAGAACAGATATAAGTGAATCAGAAAAAGAAGGATATAACATGCATGAAGCATTAAAAATCAAGGAAAATGTATCGTGTCCTGTTATATCAGTCGGCGGTTTCAGGAGTTATAAGGTAGTTGAAAAGGCTCTTGAGCAAATCGATTTTGTTTCAATGGCAAGGCCGCTGATATGCGAAGCCGATCTGCCGAATATCTGGAAAAGGAAAGATAAAAACACCTCAGACTGCATAAGTTGCAACGGCTGTTTCAGACCGGGTTTAAAAGAAGGCGGTATAAGGTGCATAGTTAAAAACCCGTGA
- the hemG gene encoding protoporphyrinogen oxidase gives MKIGIIGGGISGVAAAFWIDKMLSEEGIDGEITLLEKNNSLGGSIGTVKKEGFTIESGPNGFLNSKPHTLQLFDDAGLNDNLLPSNDAARKRFIMRDSKLVKLPEKPGEFLKSDILSFQGKLRVAAELLIPKKKNHKDETVADFATRRLGKEACEYLISPMVSGVFAGDPYKLSLKSCFPVIADLEETYGGLFKGMLKKKNKKSGPAGPGGVLTSYKGGLINSLTDLSMKTKSVEYRLGDGVNRVEKIHDKFHIKTASANEFDFDHLVVACPSYVASEFFKDMDSELSDSLNKIHYAPAFVVGFGFDEEDVKHDMDGFGYLIPPTENRKILGALFTSSIFPERAPEGKKLIRVIMGGDRNPWIVGKPEEELVLMALEGINDTLGIKGHPEVVQYFKWNMAIPQYYQGHSKIVKSIENASESAGNLYIGGNILYGIGINDCTRTSFEIAKKLVENIKAQQ, from the coding sequence ATGAAAATCGGAATTATCGGCGGAGGTATTTCAGGTGTTGCGGCGGCATTCTGGATTGACAAGATGCTTTCTGAGGAAGGGATTGATGGAGAAATTACACTTTTGGAAAAGAATAATAGTTTAGGCGGATCTATAGGTACGGTGAAAAAAGAGGGTTTTACAATTGAATCCGGTCCTAACGGGTTCTTAAACAGCAAACCGCACACATTACAATTATTTGATGACGCTGGTTTAAACGATAACCTTCTCCCGAGTAACGATGCTGCAAGAAAACGTTTTATTATGAGAGATTCAAAGCTTGTTAAGCTCCCTGAAAAACCGGGAGAATTTTTAAAGTCTGATATCTTGTCTTTTCAGGGGAAACTGAGGGTTGCCGCCGAGCTATTGATTCCCAAAAAAAAGAATCATAAAGATGAAACGGTTGCAGACTTTGCCACAAGAAGACTGGGCAAAGAGGCTTGTGAATATCTGATAAGCCCAATGGTATCAGGTGTTTTTGCAGGTGATCCCTATAAACTGAGTCTTAAATCCTGCTTTCCGGTTATTGCTGATCTTGAGGAGACGTACGGCGGACTTTTTAAAGGAATGCTCAAGAAGAAAAATAAAAAAAGCGGTCCAGCCGGACCGGGCGGTGTTTTAACTTCATATAAAGGCGGCTTGATCAATTCATTGACCGACCTCTCCATGAAAACAAAAAGTGTTGAGTACCGCCTGGGGGATGGTGTTAACAGGGTGGAAAAGATACATGATAAGTTTCACATTAAGACGGCAAGTGCAAATGAATTTGATTTTGATCATCTGGTTGTTGCATGCCCTTCGTATGTTGCTTCTGAATTTTTTAAAGATATGGACAGTGAGCTTTCAGATTCTTTGAATAAAATACATTATGCTCCTGCTTTTGTCGTAGGATTTGGTTTTGATGAAGAAGATGTGAAACATGATATGGACGGTTTCGGGTACCTGATCCCCCCCACGGAAAACAGAAAAATTCTCGGTGCACTTTTTACTTCAAGTATATTTCCCGAAAGGGCACCTGAGGGCAAAAAGCTTATAAGGGTCATTATGGGTGGAGACAGAAACCCGTGGATTGTAGGAAAGCCTGAAGAGGAGCTTGTGCTGATGGCATTGGAAGGAATTAACGACACCCTTGGAATCAAAGGTCATCCGGAAGTGGTTCAGTATTTTAAATGGAACATGGCGATACCTCAGTATTATCAGGGGCATAGTAAAATAGTAAAAAGTATTGAAAACGCATCTGAAAGTGCCGGTAATCTCTACATAGGCGGTAACATACTCTATGGGATAGGGATAAATGATTGCACAAGAACCAGTTTTGAAATTGCAAAAAAGCTTGTTGAAAACATAAAAGCTCAGCAATAA
- a CDS encoding isochorismatase family protein: MNYELEEMDVNYFGLDKRKTALLIIDVQEKLTPVMKKDVYEKIKNNILILAKGANKLNIPIFYTQQYTKGLGETDPDIKKELNDATFYEKTSFSCCGEDTFLDSFMEMDFESVIVAGMETHICVLQTVTDLVANGMAVHVAADAVCSRDKFNWKFGLEFMKDAGAIITVTETALFQLLGKAGTENFKYISKLVK, from the coding sequence ATGAATTATGAACTTGAAGAAATGGATGTGAATTATTTCGGGCTGGATAAAAGAAAGACGGCATTACTTATTATTGATGTTCAGGAGAAGCTTACTCCCGTTATGAAAAAGGATGTGTATGAAAAGATAAAAAACAATATATTAATACTTGCCAAAGGTGCCAACAAACTGAACATTCCCATATTTTATACTCAACAGTATACAAAAGGGCTGGGAGAGACCGATCCTGATATCAAAAAAGAGCTGAATGATGCAACATTTTATGAAAAAACGTCTTTCTCCTGCTGCGGCGAGGACACGTTTCTGGACAGTTTTATGGAAATGGATTTTGAGTCGGTGATTGTTGCAGGAATGGAAACCCATATTTGTGTTTTGCAAACGGTAACGGATCTTGTTGCCAACGGTATGGCGGTTCATGTGGCGGCAGATGCTGTTTGTTCAAGAGATAAATTTAACTGGAAGTTCGGACTGGAGTTTATGAAAGATGCCGGTGCTATAATTACGGTAACGGAAACGGCACTTTTCCAGCTTCTGGGCAAAGCCGGAACGGAGAATTTTAAATATATCTCAAAGCTTGTGAAATAA